Proteins encoded within one genomic window of Prochlorococcus marinus str. MIT 9515:
- the thyX gene encoding FAD-dependent thymidylate synthase — MSRVELITLTPDAEKTMAFIARVSNPSNQDNDKFAGLLRYCIQHEHWSVFEQSCMTLKIETNRGIAAQILRHRSFTFQEFSQRYAETNLLGNDIPIPELRRQDKKNRQNSMDDIPNEVKSKFSEKIEKHFQEANNLYEEMLNAGIAKECARFIMPLATPTRIYMTGSCRSWIHYIQLRSKEGTQKEHMEIAEDCKTVFIKSFPSVSEALNWE; from the coding sequence ATGAGTAGAGTTGAGCTTATTACACTAACTCCAGATGCGGAAAAAACAATGGCTTTTATAGCCAGAGTTTCTAATCCTTCTAATCAAGATAATGATAAATTTGCAGGATTATTAAGATATTGTATTCAACATGAGCACTGGTCTGTTTTTGAGCAATCATGTATGACATTAAAAATTGAGACTAATAGAGGTATAGCTGCTCAAATTCTTAGACATAGATCATTTACTTTTCAAGAATTCTCCCAAAGATATGCAGAAACTAATTTACTAGGAAATGACATTCCTATCCCAGAATTAAGGAGACAAGATAAAAAGAATCGTCAAAATAGTATGGATGATATACCTAATGAAGTTAAAAGCAAATTTTCAGAAAAAATTGAAAAACATTTTCAAGAGGCAAATAATTTATATGAAGAAATGCTTAATGCAGGGATAGCAAAGGAATGTGCAAGATTTATTATGCCATTGGCTACTCCAACCAGAATTTATATGACAGGTTCCTGTAGGTCTTGGATTCACTATATACAATTAAGATCAAAAGAAGGAACGCAAAAAGAACATATGGAAATAGCTGAAGATTGTAAGACAGTATTTATCAAATCTTTTCCATCTGTATCTGAAGCACTGAATTGGGAATAA
- a CDS encoding thioredoxin domain-containing protein — protein sequence MQSGNKESFLNLSQKSILILSFTLIIGSLLLFKNLVFQPNFLLKKFGELTIDPEIAFTNKKPTFLEFYAEWCEVCKEMAPSVADIKEEYEKDINFVFLNVDNPKWEKYIRNFNVNGIPQVNLFDEDANLEVTFIGKQQEKTIKESLDNLYEHSQSNLQILNTEFSKIRDNKNYQTSPRSHG from the coding sequence ATGCAATCTGGAAATAAAGAATCATTTTTAAATCTCTCACAAAAGTCGATACTGATATTATCTTTTACTCTCATTATTGGATCTCTACTCTTATTCAAAAATCTAGTATTTCAACCTAACTTTCTTCTTAAAAAATTTGGAGAATTAACTATTGATCCTGAGATAGCTTTTACAAACAAAAAACCTACTTTTCTTGAATTTTATGCAGAGTGGTGTGAAGTTTGTAAAGAAATGGCGCCAAGTGTTGCTGACATTAAAGAAGAATACGAAAAAGATATTAATTTTGTTTTTTTAAATGTAGATAATCCTAAATGGGAAAAATACATAAGAAATTTTAATGTTAATGGAATTCCACAAGTAAATCTTTTTGATGAAGACGCTAACCTAGAAGTTACGTTTATTGGTAAACAGCAAGAAAAAACTATAAAAGAATCTCTTGATAATTTATATGAACATTCTCAAAGTAATCTACAAATTTTAAATACTGAATTTTCTAAGATCAGAGACAACAAAAATTATCAGACTTCTCCAAGAAGTCACGGATAA